The nucleotide window TGCACTCGACATCGAAGATGGCAGCGAGCACTGGCGCGTCGTCAACCACGGCGTCGGTGGCTCCCCCGGCTGGGCAAGGAGCATCCCCTTTATCGCACGCCCCGCGGTGACCGATGACGCCGTCTACCTCCGAGCGGGCGCGTTCGACCCCCACGATGGTAGCCGACTGTGGGGCGATCTCGCCGAAGAAGCGGTGATGGGGTCGAACTATGCGACGAGGTCCTACGGTCGGCGCTCGATTGCGCCGCTCTCGGTGACCGCGGATGCGCTGTATCTCTCCCATCAGATCGAGGGGGTGACGAAGGTCGCATGAACCGTCGTCAATATCTCCAGAAGATCGGTGCTGTCGGTGGGGTCGGGTCGATGGTCGGACTCGCGGGCTGTGGTCAACTCTTGGGTGACGATTCGGACGAGTCGAACATGGGTCGTACAGAAGCGTGCGGGACGTACGAGCCGACGGTCAGCGGCTCGTCCGGCTGGCGGACGGTTGGCGGCGACCCCGCTGGGACGGGCGTTGTCCCGGCGACTGGGGCACCCGAGGCGCCGCTGTCGCTCGATTGGACGTTTACACTCGGAGGGATGGCTGGGGCGGTGCGGCCCGTCGCCACGGCAGACCGGGTCTACGCGCACGAGATGGACTCGATGCTGTACGCGGTCGACGCTGGGACCGGCGAGGAGGTGTGGGGAAAACGCGTGGACGCGCCTCGGGGGTCATCAGCCATCGGAGACGACGTGGTCGTCACTCTCGCGGAGTCCACGGTCCTCGGGCTGAACCCTGAGACGGGCAAGACGAGGTGGACCGGTCCCGACAGCCACGTCGGCCTGTTCCAGGGCAGTCCTGTCATCATCGACGAGACGGTCTACGTCCCGACAGAACTCTCGTTGCTCGCGCTCAACCTCGCCGACGGGTCGATAAGGTGGCAGCACACGACAGGCGAGGAGACAGTCGCGACACCGGCTATCATCGGCGATACGATCTACTACGGTGATTACGACACTTACGTCTACGCGCTCGATGCGGCGACAGGCGAGGAACGATGGCGCGTCAAAACGAACGCGCACATCGACTGTAACGTTGCCATTGCGGACGGCACTGTCTTCGCCGGCAGCGACGAGGGGGTACTCCACGCGCTCGACGCGGGCACCGGCGACCACCGATGGACGTACGACCTCCAGTCCATACCGAAGGTCATCGCGAGTGATGGGGCCCACGCGTACGTCGGGGCGGGTGCGACGCTCCACGCACTCGAGGTCGTGACCGGTGCACACTGCTGGTCGACGGAAAACGAGGATAGCTACGTCACTGGCATAGCTATCAGTGACGGTCGGGTGTACGCCCCGCTCGAAAGAATTGGGTCTGAGAACGGCGGACTCCCGGGTGTGCTCGACGCCGCGACCGGCGAAGCGCTCGCAGAGACGCACGGGCAGTTCGAATCGTCCTGGGCGCGGTTCAATCGGGGCCCAGCTGTTGTCGACGGCGCGGTCTACGCGTCCGGGGTTGACGAGGGTGGTATCACTCTGGCTCGATTCAGCTGAGCTGTTCAGTGTTCGCGGTACCCTTCTGGAACAGGGCGTGCTCCCGAGTGTTGTGATTGGCTTCGGTGGCTGGGGCGACTGTGACGCGTTCCCAAGCATTACATTGGCGAGTTCTCTCGGGGTGATTCGCCGTAGCGATTCACCTCCAGCTCAATGAGCTTCGAATGCAAATTAGAAGCTGTTGTGGCGAACGAGTCTTTGCATCTATCACTCCCGCTCCTCGTCAGACGCTGCCTGGCATTTTCCCGATATGCGCCCTGTATTCAGCACAACCGCCGAAACCTATTCAGACCTTGTCAAAAGCTCCGTGCTGCATAGAGAGAGTGTATGCAGTAGTCGGCAGTCGTTCGTTCCAAGCCATCAGATACGAAACAACCGCGAAGTGGGTCTGCGAACTAAACACTACTCACCGTAACGTCTCCACCTTGCTCGTGGTCGACGACTCTCGCCCGACGTGGGTTTTCGTCATTGACCTCGAAGCGAACGAATAGCGTCTCACGGTTCTCAGCCGCGGCGCCACCCTCGGTCGTGCCAATCGCAATGGACGCTTCGAGCTGCTCGCCCACGTCGATACGTATCGATTCGGCGTCCAAATATCGAGCGCCGCTCGAATGCCGTGCTTGGAGTGCGAGAATCCGCTCCGTTTCGAACGGTGTTTCATCCAGGAAGGCGAGGAGGTGGTCACCATCGTTCTCGCGAAGAAACGCCCGATTGACGTTGGAATCAGATGCGGACCCGATGACCGCGACGTGATATCGTGACTCCGAATGGGAGGTAAGACCACCGGCGAGTGGACTCTCCTCTTGCCATCCGAATTCGACCATCGTCTCCGAATCGTACGCTTCGTCTGGGACACGATTCTCGTCCGGCGAGGTGAGACACCCCGATAATAGAAGGGTCGAGGGACCAACCGCGACGAGGAGACGACGACGGTTCATACGCGAACACTCTCCGCTATTTGTAAATGCTTTCTCTGCACTTATCGCTCCGTCAGTCGGTTTCAGGGAGGGCCACTTCCGAGAATAGGTTATTCTCGGCAAATCCTCTGTAAGGGTCCCGTCACCTGCAGCGGTTACACATGAGACTCGTACCGACCGCGTTAGCCCTGAATCGGCCCCAAATACGTCCAGTGGAGTCTCGTTTCGCCCTCGGGGGTGAGCTCCTCTGTGACGAGGTAGAGTACGGGGACGTCCTGGTCGTCCTCGAGGGGTTCGTGCCGCAGGACCTTGGCGACCCCCTCCCCCTCCTCAATCTGGACGATTTCCTGGTGACTGTCCTTATCGATCTGGTCCGAGATGGCCGGATGTACCTCCTGGAGCCGGCGCTGGGTGAAGTCGATCAGCGACCGAAGTTGCTGTTCGTCCAGGGTCCGAACAGCCGCGAGCAAGTCGTCTGGCAGGTGGTCAGTTCCATTGGACCCCTCGTCGTCCATACCATCTCTTGGAAACTCGACTACTTAGGTTCACCTACTGAATTCTGCAACGCACAATCAGTAGTTCTTCAATTTCGTACTGAGTAACTCAGCCACCTATTCGATGCACTTTACTCAATGCCCACAAATTGGCTGAGATGAATGTATATCATCATCGTCGGGGCCGGTGATATCGGAACCCCTCTCATCGATGTCGCCACTCGATTCGGCAACGAGGTCGTTGTCATCGAACGTGAACGGAAGAAAGCCGACCAGATCGCGGATGAGTACGACTGTTTGGTCCTCAACGCCGACGCAACAATCAAGAAGACGCTCGAAGACGCGGGCGCCGAGCAGGCCGACGCCATCATCTCCACGACCGACCAGGACGCGACCAACATCATGATCTGCCTGCTGTCGAAGGAGCTGGAGATTCCCGCCATCCTCTCGGTGGTTCACAGTCCCGAGCACATGGGGCTGTTCCGCCAGATCGGTGTCAACACGATGGAGAACCCCCAGCAACTCATCGCCGAGTACCTCTATCGAGCGGTCGCTCGCCCTGCCATCGTGGACTACCTGCGCATCGGCGAGGAGGCGGAAGTGTTCGAAATCGACGTCACGGCGGGAGCACCGATCGCCGGCAAGACGCTCAACGAAGCTGCCAATGAGGGAATCATTCCGGACGACGTCCTGATCGTCGCTATCGAGCGCGAGGGAGACGACCCACCCATCACCCCGCGTGGAGATTCGCTCATCAAACCCGATGACCTCTTGACGGTGTACTCGGGATTCGGGGCGGATCCGGAGCTCACCGACGTGTTCGGCCACTATGAAGACCGAGTTGACTGAGTGGGGAGACCAATGCACTGCACCACTCTCTGTAGGACACGGGGATACTTCCGAGAATCACAAACTCTCGGAAGGCCTTTTTCTTGATTCGACTGGTCACATCCTCGTCCGGATTCACTCAAGAGATTGTAGCCTAATCGACTGTCCAGGAAACCTGCGAGTCGAAGACTAATAGCAGAGGTCCGTGACGACCCGAAAAATAACGAAGATGATGATTCGCTTCGGTACTCTCCTGGCTTACGAGTCGGTCTCGTTGGCCGGGGAATCCTCCAGGTGGGGGTCGAAGTGGACACCTTCAGAGACGGGCATGCCGCTCCCGTTCGCGGGTTCGCCCGTGACTGGGTCCGTGACGTTCTCCCCGTCGTGACTGGAGGGGCCGTCGCTCGCGCCCCAGTAGTTGTTCGTGGCGTTCACCATGTCGTCGTCGTGGTTCAGGATACCATAGTGGATCTCCCCCTGGTAGCTCGACGGCATGGGATCGAAGACGTTCCCGTGCGCCGTGACGACCACGCCGGGGTCGGGGCAGAGCTTCGATTCGGCGACCACGATGTGCCGGAATCCATCCATCGAGTTGTTCTCGATCGAGATCGGTCCAGTCGCACTGGCGACGTAGACGCCGTTGAATCCGTTCAGGGAGTTGTTCTCGATTACATGCTCCTCGCCGCTGATACGGAGCGCGCCGCCCGACGCTCCCTCGGGCTCACCGCCGCTGAGACTATTGTTCCGGAACGTGTGGTTGACCCCTTCGGCGGTGGCGGCCCATCCGGTCATCCGATCCACGTGGTTGTCGGCGACCGTGTGATTCGAGCCCGAGAGGACGATTCCGTCGTGACCGAGCGTGATCGAGTTCTCGATTACTGTGTTGTCGCTTCCGCTGACCGTGATGGCTTCATCGGGCCGCCCTTCGATCGTGTTGTTCGAGATGGTGTTCTCCGAACCACTGAGACGGAGCGTCCACCCCGAGCCTCGGATGACGTTGTCTCTAATCTCAGAGTCGTTCACCCCCGATGCGCTGAGCCCCTCATATGCGGTGATCGTATTGTTCACGACGCTCAGGTGCTCTGAGTTGTCGATCGCGACCGCAGACGAGATCGTCCCCTCGAACGTGCTGTCGCGGATTTCGATGTGACGTGACTGACTGACGTGGAGGCTGGTGATTTCCGGATCGAGACTCGAGACGTTCACGATCTGACCGGTGGTTACGGCTTCGAACTTGATGTTGGGCTCGTTACCGCGAACGGTGAGGTTCGCGATAGTGACGTTCTCGACCGGGTGGGCGGCAGTTGTCACGATTCCAGGCGCCTCCGTGTCGTTTCCATCGAGCGTGTGACCGTTCCCATCGAGCGTGACGTCACTCGCTCGAATCTCGATACACGGACCCGCGTCTCCCTCCGGCCGGACAATGTCCTGGGTCAACGCGTAGTGACCCGGAGAGTCGATCACCGTACAGGCGGTGATCTCCGTCGGTGCTGTGTTCTCCGTTTGCTGTGCCATCTCGGACGCCGCCACCGTCCCGCCAGCGAACAGTGAGACGACCATGATCGCAGTCAATGCGATCGCATTCAGTTTGCGGGGCATCGACTCGCGAATAGACCGACTATCATTTCCTTATACATGTGATAAATACAGGCAAAACCTCTGAGTCGGGACTCGACGTCTACGCCAAACGAATCATCGAACCTCCCTCGATTCCGTCATCGAGGCGGTGAGAACCCGGCCGTCCTCGTCGAGTACACCGAACCTTCACTTCCGGCTCCGTTTTCGATGGGTACGTGTCCTCCGACGTCAGAACGAACGGAGGTACGTGATTCACCTGTACTTAGCGATACGTTCACCAAGTACATCGGCCCGCCCCCGTGCCCGATACGCGCGCTGTATTCAGCAACGGCGGATTGATCTGTCGAGCAGCAGGAACCAACCACCTGCTGCATACAGCGAATGTATTCAGCGAGTGGCAACTCCAGTCCAACGGTGAACGACCTCCAAGAAAACCCAGCTGTCTCTCCCACCGATAGTACCAATCGGATTAACCGAGCAGAGTTGTTATGGTACCACATACCATAGATGCGTGCCATGGGTACAATCCAGTCCGTCGAGACCCGGCACTGCGATGCAGGATGGCGCAACTACCACTTCCTCCGCATCACTACTGACGAAGGCGTCGTCGGCTGGAGCGAGTACGACGAGAACCTCGGAGCCACCGGCATCACCACGGTCATCGATGACATGGCCGAGACGCTGATCGGTGAGCCCGTGGACGCCATCGAGCGCATCCGCGCGCGTCTCGTCGCCCAGGCCCGCCAGTCCCTGACCGGCGTGATGGCGATGGCCATCGGTGCTATCGAGAACGCCCTGCTCGACGCGAAGGCGAAGGAACTCGGCGTTCCCTGCGTCGACCTGCTGGGCGGGGCCGTCCGCGAGGAGATCCCGGTGTACTGGTCGCACTGTGGCACCTATCGAATCACCCGGTCGGAGTGGTACGACCCTGTGCGCACCCTGGAGGACGTGACCGCCCTTGGCGAGGAGGTGCGCGAAAGCCAGTTCACGGCCCTGAAGACGAACATCTTCGACTTCAGCGGCGACGAGCCGACAGGGTGGGCACCGGGCTTCGGCCGCCCGTTCCACCCGTCTCTGACGATCGAAGCCGACCAACTGGAGGCCCAGCGGCAGTACCTCGAAGCGCTCCGAGAGGGGGCGGGCCCGGAAGTGGACGTTCTCCTCGATCTGAACTACAACATGAAGCCGGAAGGGTACATCCGCCTCCTGCAGGAACTCGCCGATTTCGACCTGTTCTGGGTCGAGATCGACTCGCCCAACGCGAAGGCGCTGGCGGACGTTCGGCGCGCGAGCCCTCACCCCATCAGCTCCTGTGAAGCGCTGGTCCCACACGAGGCGTTCGTACCCTACCTGCACGAACAGGCGATGGACGTGGTCATCATCGACGCGCTCTGGAACGGCATCCAACAGACCACGAAAATCGCGGCCATGGCGGACGCACATCAGCTACACGTCGCGCCGCACAACTACTACGGCCACTTGTCCACGTTCATGAACGCGCACTGGGCGGCCGCCGTGCCCAACCTGCGCATCATGGAGACAGACATCGACCGGCTCCCCTGGGACGACGAGCTGTTCACCGCCACCCCGGAATACCGCGACGGGAACCTGCAGCTGCCCGACGGTCCCGGCTGGGGCTGTGAACCGGACGAGGCGGCGCTCGACGAGCACCCCCCAAGCTCCTGAGACGGCGGTGGAGGCAGGTCGGGCTCTCGGGGTGGTCGAGTCGCCTGAGTCGGCGCACACGCGAGGGGAAGGCGTGGCGGTCAGCGCCCAGATCCCGTGATCGCCTCGACCCGGAACTCCTCGCCGGTGCTCATCCCTGCGGTCTTGTCGGCGGCGAGGAACGCGACAGCCT belongs to Halorarum halophilum and includes:
- a CDS encoding mandelate racemase/muconate lactonizing enzyme family protein, coding for MGTIQSVETRHCDAGWRNYHFLRITTDEGVVGWSEYDENLGATGITTVIDDMAETLIGEPVDAIERIRARLVAQARQSLTGVMAMAIGAIENALLDAKAKELGVPCVDLLGGAVREEIPVYWSHCGTYRITRSEWYDPVRTLEDVTALGEEVRESQFTALKTNIFDFSGDEPTGWAPGFGRPFHPSLTIEADQLEAQRQYLEALREGAGPEVDVLLDLNYNMKPEGYIRLLQELADFDLFWVEIDSPNAKALADVRRASPHPISSCEALVPHEAFVPYLHEQAMDVVIIDALWNGIQQTTKIAAMADAHQLHVAPHNYYGHLSTFMNAHWAAAVPNLRIMETDIDRLPWDDELFTATPEYRDGNLQLPDGPGWGCEPDEAALDEHPPSS
- a CDS encoding potassium channel family protein, coding for MYIIIVGAGDIGTPLIDVATRFGNEVVVIERERKKADQIADEYDCLVLNADATIKKTLEDAGAEQADAIISTTDQDATNIMICLLSKELEIPAILSVVHSPEHMGLFRQIGVNTMENPQQLIAEYLYRAVARPAIVDYLRIGEEAEVFEIDVTAGAPIAGKTLNEAANEGIIPDDVLIVAIEREGDDPPITPRGDSLIKPDDLLTVYSGFGADPELTDVFGHYEDRVD
- a CDS encoding PQQ-like beta-propeller repeat protein, whose translation is MVGLAGCGQLLGDDSDESNMGRTEACGTYEPTVSGSSGWRTVGGDPAGTGVVPATGAPEAPLSLDWTFTLGGMAGAVRPVATADRVYAHEMDSMLYAVDAGTGEEVWGKRVDAPRGSSAIGDDVVVTLAESTVLGLNPETGKTRWTGPDSHVGLFQGSPVIIDETVYVPTELSLLALNLADGSIRWQHTTGEETVATPAIIGDTIYYGDYDTYVYALDAATGEERWRVKTNAHIDCNVAIADGTVFAGSDEGVLHALDAGTGDHRWTYDLQSIPKVIASDGAHAYVGAGATLHALEVVTGAHCWSTENEDSYVTGIAISDGRVYAPLERIGSENGGLPGVLDAATGEALAETHGQFESSWARFNRGPAVVDGAVYASGVDEGGITLARFS
- a CDS encoding right-handed parallel beta-helix repeat-containing protein; its protein translation is MPRKLNAIALTAIMVVSLFAGGTVAASEMAQQTENTAPTEITACTVIDSPGHYALTQDIVRPEGDAGPCIEIRASDVTLDGNGHTLDGNDTEAPGIVTTAAHPVENVTIANLTVRGNEPNIKFEAVTTGQIVNVSSLDPEITSLHVSQSRHIEIRDSTFEGTISSAVAIDNSEHLSVVNNTITAYEGLSASGVNDSEIRDNVIRGSGWTLRLSGSENTISNNTIEGRPDEAITVSGSDNTVIENSITLGHDGIVLSGSNHTVADNHVDRMTGWAATAEGVNHTFRNNSLSGGEPEGASGGALRISGEEHVIENNSLNGFNGVYVASATGPISIENNSMDGFRHIVVAESKLCPDPGVVVTAHGNVFDPMPSSYQGEIHYGILNHDDDMVNATNNYWGASDGPSSHDGENVTDPVTGEPANGSGMPVSEGVHFDPHLEDSPANETDS